Within the Naumovozyma castellii chromosome 1, complete genome genome, the region CAAAGAACGAGAATAAATAGTAAATAGTAAGCAAATGCATCGAATGAACCCCCAGCGTAGAGGCTCTTAGCAATTAGAATGAGACTCATGATCTCGGTATTGGGTACAggaaattaaaaaagatCTTTCTCGGAAGTTGATCTAGATTTGAGTTATGTACTTTCTCAAAAATTCTGTTATAGTGTAATATAAATGGATGATCTcataaatataattgataatatccGAATCTTTTCAAGCATAGTCATATAAATACTACGTAAATGTTTACCAACGTCTCCCCAGAACTTTAAGAGCATCCATGTACTCATAtacatttgaatttaagCCACTTAAATCCATTTCTCCCAAACCACTTCCGGCTTTATCAAAAACTTGAGAATTATGACTTATTTTGTTATTGCTTTGCTCCACTGAAACATTAACCtgtttaaaaatatttgataaaacTTGCCGTGGATCGCACTCACTTTGGTAATAATCTCTATAGTCACTTCGTTCTTTAGATCCTGCTAATTTTGAGGGAAAGAAGGATGAAGTCCTAGGTTCAAATAAGTTTATTCTTTCTCCTCCTTGATTATTGTTTTGATGATAAACTTtacaattttcttttttgcACTCAGTCAAGAAAATTGGGTGTGTATAGTTAGCTGAAAACAACTTTTCATTAGAACACTTCCTTTTTCTTAGCAAATTTGCAACTTTTCTTCGaccttctttcttcaaagaaatagTGTGTGATACAAGTATtggttttccaatttttcttctaaaAATACTGAATTTGACCATGTCTATACAGTTGTAGTCTCCATTCTGGGAAACTTTCTTCAGTTGGGATTTGTGACAGTTTTCACAACATTCGGTTagataaaaatttaaaaaaataaacagCCCTGTAGGGGGCTCGAACCCCTAACCT harbors:
- the NCAS0A08520 gene encoding uncharacterized protein — protein: MVKFSIFRRKIGKPILVSHTISLKKEGRRKVANLLRKRKCSNEKLFSANYTHPIFLTECKKENCKVYHQNNNQGGERINLFEPRTSSFFPSKLAGSKERSDYRDYYQSECDPRQVLSNIFKQVNVSVEQSNNKISHNSQVFDKAGSGLGEMDLSGLNSNVYEYMDALKVLGRRW